Proteins from a genomic interval of Treponema succinifaciens DSM 2489:
- a CDS encoding restriction endonuclease subunit S, translating into MQLGEIGELCAGATPSTSKPEYWENGTISWMSSGEVNLGQVYQTEKKITKKGFENCSTKMVPKNTVVVALAGQGKTRGTVAITRISLCTNQSLCSILTKDFVDSYYLYFYLKSQYQRLRAISSGEGTRGGLSLRILRDFELPLPPLSVQQRIVKILDRFDSLCNDISSGLPAEIEARKKQYEYYRDKLLSFPHCS; encoded by the coding sequence GTGCAGCTGGGAGAAATTGGAGAACTTTGTGCAGGTGCAACTCCTAGTACATCAAAACCCGAATACTGGGAAAACGGGACAATTTCTTGGATGAGTTCTGGAGAAGTTAATTTAGGACAGGTTTATCAAACTGAAAAGAAAATTACTAAAAAAGGGTTCGAGAATTGCAGTACGAAAATGGTTCCAAAGAACACTGTTGTTGTGGCATTGGCAGGACAAGGAAAAACAAGAGGAACTGTAGCAATAACAAGAATCTCTTTATGTACAAACCAGTCGCTTTGCTCTATTCTTACAAAAGATTTTGTGGATAGTTACTATCTTTATTTTTATCTGAAGAGTCAATATCAAAGACTTCGTGCTATTTCTTCTGGAGAAGGAACAAGAGGCGGTTTAAGTTTAAGAATATTAAGAGATTTTGAACTCCCCCTTCCTCCTCTTTCCGTTCAGCAGCGCATTGTAAAAATCCTCGACCGATTTGATAGCCTTTGCAACGATATTTCTAGTGGTCTTCCGGCAGAAATCGAGGCCCGCAAAAAGCAGTATGAATATTACAGGGATAAACTTTTGTCATTTCCACACTGTTCCTGA
- a CDS encoding type I restriction endonuclease subunit R: MTEYKTIAESPNYIVLDKYVKPLMVCENGYQSEFDLERELVDDLKNLGYEYLPDVKNSAALLSNARTQIEELNNVHFLDSEWERYVQTYLDKPGDTMDDKARKIHDDYICDFVFDDGHIQNIYLIDREKLLRNKVQVIRQFEQTGTHQNRYDVTILVNGIPMVQVELKKRGVAIREAFNQVHRYSKESFNSEHSLYKYLQVFVISNGTDTRYFANTTKRNKNSFDFTMNWAKSDNSLIKDLTDFTQTFFQKNTLLNVLFTYSVFDTTNTLLVMRPYQIAATERLLWKIKSSYIAKKWSGTESGGYIWHTTGSGKTLTSFKAAQLATKLDFIDKVLFVVDRKDLDYQTMKEYQRFSPDSVNGSESTAGLKRNLEKDDNKITVTTIQKLNNLMKSEDNLSIYKKQVVFIFDECHRSQFGEAQKNLKRKFKFYYQFGFTGTPIFTENALGAETTASVFGRQLHSYIITDAIRDEKVLKFKVDYNDVRPKFKSIESEQDEEKLSAAENKAALLHPDRIKEITQYVLDKFNQKTHRNAGSKNGFNAMFAVSSVESAKMYYQMFKDLQAGLEKQLKVATIFSFAANEEQNAIGEIQDESFETSTMDSSSKEFLDSAINDYNKMFATNFSTEGKSFQNYYRDLSLRVKNQEIDLLIVVGMFLTGFDAPKLNTLFVDKNLRYHGLIQAYSRTNRIFDSTKTFGNIVTFRNLEQATIGAIKLFGATNHIILERSYSEYMQGFKDKETGNSCRGYIEVVKELEEKFPNPEDIITENQKIEFIKLFGEYLRIENVLQNYDEFAGLKAFQQIDKNDEKEVEDFKAKYYLSDETINLIKDVKIPSERAVQDYKSTYNDIREWLRVQKASNQKDSLTLDWNDVVFEVDLLKSQEINLDYILELIFENNRKNQNKEALVEDARRLIRSSIGNRAKESLLVDFINKTNLDEINDKAALIDEFFKYAQKEQLHEVDELIAEEKLNPEKARHYIAVSLKKEFASENGTELNSILPKMSPLNPNYLTKKHTVFQKITALVEKFKGVGGNV; encoded by the coding sequence ATGACAGAATACAAGACAATTGCCGAGTCTCCGAATTACATTGTTTTGGACAAATACGTAAAGCCGCTTATGGTCTGCGAGAACGGCTACCAGTCGGAATTTGACTTGGAGCGTGAGCTTGTCGACGACCTGAAAAATCTTGGCTATGAATATCTTCCGGACGTGAAAAACAGCGCGGCTTTGCTTTCAAATGCGCGCACCCAGATTGAAGAGCTGAACAACGTTCATTTTCTTGACAGCGAATGGGAACGCTACGTTCAGACTTACCTTGACAAGCCCGGTGACACAATGGATGACAAGGCGCGCAAGATTCACGATGATTACATTTGCGATTTTGTCTTTGACGACGGACATATTCAGAATATCTATCTTATAGACAGGGAAAAGCTTCTTCGCAACAAGGTTCAGGTAATCCGGCAGTTTGAGCAGACAGGCACTCATCAGAACCGCTACGATGTTACGATTCTTGTGAACGGAATTCCTATGGTGCAGGTGGAGCTGAAAAAGCGCGGTGTTGCAATCCGCGAGGCATTCAATCAGGTTCACCGCTATAGCAAGGAAAGCTTCAATTCCGAACATTCGCTTTACAAGTATCTCCAGGTTTTTGTGATTTCCAACGGAACTGACACACGCTATTTTGCGAATACCACAAAACGGAACAAGAACAGCTTTGACTTTACAATGAACTGGGCAAAGTCCGACAACTCGCTCATAAAAGATTTGACCGATTTTACGCAGACTTTCTTTCAGAAAAACACTTTGCTCAATGTTCTTTTCACTTATTCGGTTTTTGACACGACAAATACGCTTCTTGTAATGCGGCCTTATCAGATTGCGGCTACGGAACGTCTTTTATGGAAAATAAAAAGCTCATACATTGCAAAAAAATGGAGCGGCACGGAAAGCGGCGGATATATATGGCACACGACAGGCTCCGGAAAAACCCTCACAAGCTTCAAGGCGGCCCAGCTTGCTACAAAACTCGATTTTATCGACAAAGTTCTTTTTGTTGTTGACCGAAAGGATTTGGACTACCAGACAATGAAAGAATATCAGCGTTTTTCTCCAGACAGCGTGAACGGCTCGGAAAGCACCGCCGGACTAAAACGGAATCTTGAAAAAGACGACAACAAAATCACCGTAACAACAATTCAAAAACTGAACAACCTTATGAAAAGCGAGGACAATCTTTCAATTTATAAGAAGCAGGTTGTCTTTATTTTTGATGAGTGCCACCGCTCGCAGTTTGGAGAGGCCCAGAAAAATCTTAAGAGAAAATTCAAATTTTATTATCAGTTCGGTTTTACAGGAACTCCGATTTTCACAGAAAATGCGCTCGGTGCGGAAACTACAGCGTCAGTATTTGGAAGGCAGCTTCATTCTTATATAATCACAGACGCAATCCGCGATGAAAAAGTACTTAAATTTAAAGTCGATTATAATGATGTGCGTCCGAAATTTAAGTCAATTGAATCTGAGCAGGACGAAGAAAAACTTTCTGCCGCAGAAAACAAAGCGGCTCTTCTTCATCCTGACAGAATAAAAGAAATCACCCAGTATGTGCTGGATAAATTCAATCAGAAAACCCACAGAAACGCAGGAAGCAAAAACGGATTTAACGCAATGTTTGCAGTCAGTAGCGTTGAATCAGCAAAAATGTACTATCAAATGTTCAAGGATCTTCAGGCTGGACTCGAAAAACAACTGAAAGTTGCCACAATTTTTTCATTTGCCGCAAATGAGGAGCAGAACGCAATCGGAGAAATTCAAGACGAAAGTTTTGAGACAAGCACAATGGATTCAAGCTCAAAAGAATTCCTTGATTCCGCAATAAATGACTACAATAAAATGTTTGCAACAAACTTCAGCACGGAAGGAAAAAGTTTTCAAAATTATTACAGGGACCTTTCTTTGCGTGTAAAAAATCAGGAAATCGACCTTCTTATTGTCGTCGGAATGTTTCTGACCGGTTTTGACGCACCAAAGCTTAACACACTTTTTGTGGACAAAAACTTGCGTTACCACGGACTTATCCAGGCTTATTCACGCACGAACAGGATTTTTGACTCGACAAAGACTTTCGGAAACATTGTTACATTCAGGAACCTGGAGCAGGCAACAATTGGCGCAATCAAGCTTTTTGGAGCAACAAACCATATTATCCTTGAACGAAGCTACAGCGAATATATGCAGGGCTTTAAGGATAAGGAAACAGGAAACTCCTGCCGCGGATATATTGAAGTTGTCAAGGAACTTGAAGAAAAATTCCCGAATCCAGAGGACATTATAACCGAAAATCAAAAAATCGAGTTTATAAAACTTTTCGGTGAATACCTCAGAATAGAAAACGTTCTTCAAAACTATGATGAATTTGCGGGCTTAAAGGCATTTCAACAGATTGACAAAAATGACGAAAAAGAAGTTGAAGATTTTAAGGCGAAATATTATCTGTCTGACGAAACAATCAACTTAATAAAAGATGTGAAAATTCCTTCTGAACGTGCAGTTCAAGACTACAAGTCAACGTACAATGATATCCGGGAGTGGCTCAGAGTTCAAAAGGCCTCCAATCAAAAAGACTCTCTTACGCTTGACTGGAACGATGTAGTTTTTGAAGTAGACCTTTTAAAGTCGCAGGAAATAAATCTTGACTACATTCTTGAATTGATTTTTGAAAACAACAGGAAGAACCAGAACAAAGAGGCTCTAGTTGAAGATGCCCGCCGTCTTATCCGCTCAAGCATTGGAAACAGGGCAAAGGAAAGCCTGCTGGTCGATTTTATCAACAAAACTAATCTTGACGAAATAAATGACAAGGCTGCTTTAATTGACGAATTTTTCAAATATGCCCAGAAAGAGCAGCTGCATGAAGTGGACGAACTGATTGCGGAAGAAAAACTGAATCCGGAAAAAGCAAGGCATTACATAGCAGTTTCCCTGAAAAAAGAGTTCGCAAGCGAGAACGGCACGGAGCTGAATTCAATTCTTCCAAAAATGAGTCCGCTGAACCCGAATTATTTGACAAAGAAACATACAGTTTTTCAGAAGATAACGGCTCTGGTGGAAAAGTTCAAAGGCGTGGGCGGAAATGTGTAG
- a CDS encoding pyridoxamine 5'-phosphate oxidase family protein, giving the protein MSLTNGTTYQEVFMNKEKVREEIIALRKGANVAYVGSVNREGFPQIKGMLVLESESMKVQYFSTNTGSRRVAQFRANPKACVYYVDDTKDKYKGALFTGTIEVCTDHETKAMLWRDGFEIYYPKGVDDPGYCVYRFTAQSVNYYHGLANMTLQIEEVE; this is encoded by the coding sequence TTGTCATTGACAAATGGCACAACATATCAGGAGGTATTTATGAACAAAGAAAAAGTCAGAGAAGAAATCATCGCGCTCAGAAAAGGCGCGAATGTCGCCTACGTCGGCTCGGTTAACAGAGAGGGATTTCCGCAGATCAAGGGAATGCTCGTACTCGAAAGCGAAAGCATGAAGGTTCAGTATTTTTCGACGAACACAGGCTCACGGCGAGTCGCTCAGTTCAGGGCGAATCCCAAAGCATGCGTTTACTATGTTGACGACACAAAGGACAAATACAAGGGCGCGCTCTTCACCGGCACAATCGAAGTCTGTACTGACCACGAAACAAAGGCAATGCTCTGGCGCGACGGATTTGAAATATACTACCCGAAAGGCGTGGACGATCCAGGCTACTGCGTCTACCGCTTCACCGCACAAAGCGTAAACTATTACCACGGACTAGCCAACATGACGCTTCAGATTGAAGAGGTGGAATAA
- a CDS encoding ClbS/DfsB family four-helix bundle protein has protein sequence MIKIPVIHIADATASELKKRKTFNAGLFGTTNFGAYFISTTSSHYDWALKKLKVHRKIVASK, from the coding sequence ATGATAAAAATTCCTGTGATCCATATTGCCGATGCAACAGCTTCCGAACTGAAAAAAAGAAAAACTTTCAATGCCGGACTTTTTGGAACAACGAACTTCGGCGCATATTTCATCAGCACGACCAGTAGCCACTACGACTGGGCGCTAAAAAAACTGAAGGTGCACAGAAAGATTGTCGCAAGTAAGTAG
- a CDS encoding sodium ion-translocating decarboxylase subunit beta, with protein sequence MERILDYFFSGIGAMTWQNFAMIAIGALLIFLAVYKKYEPMLLLPIGFGAILVNLPLAVVLGTAEHPGALQILFDCGIMTELFPLLIFVGVGAMIDFKPLLERPWLLVFGIVAHFGIFIAAAVAYWGFGFSINEALSIGVIGAADGPTAIVVASRFAKNLLGQITVVAYSYMSLVPIIMPPVIKLLTTKKERTTRIQAKNKNIPHWVMVVFPVAVTVAVSILIPDAAALIGFLMFGNLIRECGVLEKLSSAAQNELSNIVTLLLGISVGASMTAQNFLNVQTLLIMLLGLIAFAGDTVCGILFAKFLNLFRKKGNKLNPMIGACGISAFPMASRVVQKLALEEDNQNFILMHAVSANVSGQIGSLVIGGIIMGFLGGM encoded by the coding sequence ATGGAACGGATTTTGGATTATTTTTTTAGCGGAATCGGGGCGATGACCTGGCAGAATTTTGCTATGATTGCGATAGGCGCGCTGCTGATTTTTCTTGCGGTCTACAAAAAGTACGAGCCGATGCTGCTCTTGCCGATTGGTTTTGGTGCGATTCTGGTGAATCTTCCGCTGGCGGTTGTCCTTGGAACGGCTGAGCATCCCGGCGCGCTTCAGATTCTTTTTGACTGCGGAATTATGACGGAACTTTTTCCGCTGCTGATTTTTGTGGGCGTAGGTGCGATGATTGACTTTAAGCCGCTGCTTGAACGTCCGTGGCTTTTAGTTTTCGGGATTGTGGCGCATTTCGGGATTTTTATTGCGGCGGCGGTCGCATACTGGGGATTCGGTTTCAGCATAAACGAAGCGCTGAGCATCGGCGTTATTGGCGCGGCGGACGGTCCGACTGCAATTGTTGTGGCAAGCCGTTTCGCAAAAAATCTTTTGGGACAGATTACGGTTGTCGCCTATTCGTACATGAGCCTTGTTCCTATTATAATGCCTCCTGTAATCAAGCTTCTTACAACAAAAAAAGAGCGCACGACTAGAATTCAGGCGAAAAACAAGAACATTCCGCATTGGGTGATGGTCGTTTTTCCGGTGGCGGTTACGGTTGCGGTAAGCATTCTGATTCCAGACGCGGCGGCTTTAATCGGTTTTCTGATGTTCGGAAATTTAATCCGCGAGTGCGGTGTTCTTGAAAAACTTTCGTCGGCGGCGCAGAACGAACTTTCAAACATTGTGACTTTGCTTCTGGGAATCAGCGTGGGAGCGAGCATGACGGCGCAGAATTTCCTTAACGTTCAGACGCTCCTGATTATGCTTTTGGGGCTGATTGCATTCGCAGGCGACACAGTCTGCGGAATCCTGTTCGCGAAATTCCTGAACCTGTTCCGCAAAAAAGGAAACAAGCTGAATCCGATGATTGGCGCGTGCGGAATCTCTGCGTTTCCTATGGCAAGCCGCGTGGTGCAGAAACTTGCCCTTGAGGAAGACAACCAGAACTTTATCCTTATGCACGCGGTTAGCGCGAACGTCTCAGGGCAAATCGGGTCGCTTGTTATAGGCGGAATAATAATGGGATTTTTGGGCGGAATGTAG
- a CDS encoding AAA family ATPase: protein MGLSLTGIAEQLKNNNKKVQLIYAFNGVGKTRLSREFKELVNPKHSEEEDNSPIKFLYYNAFTEDLFVWDNDLDGDENRKIIIQPNNFTNLAFGFLKEQGQDGNIANHFKHYTHSSITPKINDDFSEVTFSILRGGDDSINNIKISKGEESNFVWCIFYSLIEQIVEVLNIADANDRSTNDFDHLEYIFIDDPVTSLDENHLIELAVDLAQLIKNSKSEVKFIITTHNPLFYNVLYNELDLKNGYMLELQDDNTYKLTEKKGDSNKCFSYHLFLIQTIKKAIDSNNVQKYHFILLRNLYEKTANFLGYPKWSELLPDDKKLYYNRIIQFTSHSTLSNEIVAEPTEPEKQTVKFLLNHLINNKYYKESSK from the coding sequence ATGGGATTAAGTTTAACAGGAATTGCAGAGCAACTGAAAAATAACAATAAAAAAGTCCAATTGATTTATGCATTTAATGGAGTTGGAAAAACTAGACTTTCCCGTGAATTTAAAGAATTAGTAAATCCAAAGCATAGTGAAGAAGAGGATAATTCTCCTATTAAATTTTTATATTACAATGCATTTACAGAGGATTTGTTTGTTTGGGACAATGATTTGGATGGTGATGAAAACAGAAAAATTATTATACAACCAAATAATTTTACAAATTTAGCATTTGGATTTTTGAAAGAACAAGGACAAGATGGTAATATTGCCAATCATTTTAAGCATTACACACATTCTTCAATTACGCCAAAAATCAACGATGATTTTTCAGAAGTAACGTTCTCCATACTCCGTGGCGGAGATGACAGCATAAATAATATAAAAATTTCAAAAGGTGAAGAAAGTAATTTCGTTTGGTGTATTTTTTATAGTCTGATTGAACAGATTGTAGAAGTTTTAAATATTGCAGATGCAAATGATAGAAGCACAAATGATTTCGACCATTTGGAATATATTTTTATTGACGACCCTGTAACATCACTGGATGAAAATCATTTGATTGAACTTGCCGTTGATTTAGCACAATTGATAAAAAACAGTAAATCTGAAGTGAAATTTATAATCACAACGCACAATCCGCTTTTCTATAATGTTTTGTATAATGAACTAGATTTAAAGAATGGATATATGCTAGAACTTCAAGATGATAATACTTATAAACTAACAGAGAAAAAAGGCGATTCAAACAAATGCTTTTCTTATCATCTTTTTTTAATACAAACAATAAAAAAAGCTATAGATTCTAATAATGTCCAAAAATATCATTTTATATTATTAAGAAATCTTTATGAAAAAACTGCAAATTTCTTAGGCTATCCAAAATGGTCTGAATTATTACCAGATGACAAAAAATTATATTATAACCGAATAATTCAATTTACAAGTCATTCGACATTATCTAATGAGATTGTTGCTGAGCCAACAGAACCGGAAAAACAAACTGTAAAATTCTTGCTAAATCATCTTATAAATAATAAATACTATAAGGAATCCTCAAAATGA
- a CDS encoding AAA family ATPase, translating into MSTGIMIAGPSGSGKSSLGKIVAEKLGFPYFDVDDYIWKKDTSAPYTQMYSKAEKIRLLKSGIEPYEHFVMAGSMSSFHQAFDDNFEMMVFLYAEPEIRLRRVHKRAMERFGKRILEGGDLYESHQKFLESNRRYESDSSPNLGEQKEWMKSLPCVKIELDGGRSLESNAQIIVEKWNKMKGEVKI; encoded by the coding sequence ATGTCAACAGGAATAATGATTGCAGGGCCGTCCGGAAGCGGAAAAAGCTCGCTTGGGAAAATCGTCGCGGAAAAACTGGGCTTTCCGTATTTTGATGTGGACGATTATATTTGGAAGAAAGACACGAGCGCGCCATACACTCAGATGTATTCAAAGGCGGAAAAGATAAGATTGCTGAAAAGCGGCATTGAGCCTTATGAGCATTTTGTAATGGCAGGCTCGATGAGCTCCTTTCATCAGGCGTTCGACGACAATTTTGAGATGATGGTCTTTCTTTACGCCGAGCCTGAAATCCGTTTGCGGCGCGTCCACAAAAGGGCAATGGAACGGTTCGGCAAAAGAATACTTGAAGGCGGAGATTTGTACGAAAGCCACCAAAAATTTCTGGAAAGCAACCGAAGATACGAAAGCGACAGCTCTCCGAATCTTGGCGAACAGAAAGAATGGATGAAAAGTCTTCCGTGCGTAAAAATCGAGCTGGACGGAGGCAGAAGCCTCGAAAGCAACGCTCAAATCATTGTAGAGAAATGGAATAAAATGAAGGGAGAAGTTAAAATCTAA
- a CDS encoding aspartate/glutamate racemase family protein, translating to MKTIGLIGGMSWESTIPYYKIINEEIKTKLGGLHSAKIILYSVDFDEIEKCQSCGNWEKSTFILGEAAKKLEMSGADFILVCTNTMHKFICRSSQ from the coding sequence ATGAAAACAATCGGACTTATCGGTGGAATGAGTTGGGAAAGTACAATTCCATATTATAAAATCATAAATGAAGAAATCAAAACAAAACTTGGTGGACTTCATTCTGCAAAAATAATTCTTTACAGTGTTGACTTCGATGAAATTGAAAAATGTCAGTCCTGTGGAAATTGGGAAAAAAGCACTTTCATTCTTGGAGAAGCTGCAAAAAAACTTGAAATGTCAGGAGCAGATTTTATTTTAGTCTGCACCAACACAATGCACAAGTTTATATGCAGATCCAGTCAATGA